The genomic stretch GCCGGAACGCGGGACGACATGCTGGGACTGGAGCCTCGTGCCGGTGAAGGATACACAAGGAGCCGTCCATGGGCTGGTCTTCTCGCTTGCCGACGTCACGGAACGTATACGGGCCGAGGAAGAGGTCAGGATCCGGAACAGGAGGCTTGCCGTCCTGAACGCGGTCATCACCGCCTCGGCATCCGCGTTCACCCTGGACGAACTGCTCGACAACGCGCTCGACGCATCCCTCAAGAACCTCGGGTTCGATGTCGGATCGATCTACATGCTGGAGGGAGCCGACCGGATGCATGCCGTCATCCGGTGCCACCGGAAGGTCTCTGAGTTTACCCTGATGCAAAACAGGACCCTCAACACCCACCACAGGCCCTACAACCGGGTCTTCGTCGCCGGCCAGCCGTGGTTCGTCGAGGGGACGGCGCACGCGGATGTCCGGGATCTTGACGTCCTCGCGGACTTCGGCGTCACCTCTCTTGCCTTCATCCCGCTCGTGGCAGAATCCTCCGTCGTCGGGGCGCTGGTGGTCGGAAGCACCAGCACACCGGAGATCCCGCGGGAAACCCGGCAGGTCCTCGAAGCGATCGGGCGGGAGGTCGGGAGCGGGGTTCTCCGGGGGATACTCTACTCCAGGCTCGAGGAGGCGCATCGGGAGGCGAACCTCTACCTCGACATCCTCACCCACGACATCCGGAACGCCGACAATGTCGCAAACATCTACGCCGAACTGCTCGATGAGAGGCTTTCCGGGAAGGAGCGGGAGTACCTGCTGAAACTCCGGGCCGGTATCCGAAAGAGCATCGAGATCACCGCAAACGTCGCGACGATCCGGAAGATCCGCGAGAGCCGGACGGTGCTTCTCCCGGTAGACCTTGATGGGGTGATCCGGGAGGAGATCGCCCGCTATCCGGAGACCCGTATCGCCTACGAGGGATCGTGCGTGACGGTACTCGTCGACGGCCTCCTCTCCGAGGTCGTTACGAATCTCATCGGGAACGCCGTAAAGCACGGCGGGCCGGACGTCGAGATAGAGATCCTCGTCGAGGATGCGGAAGAAGGGACGGTTCAGGTCACCGTCGCCGATACCGGCCCGGGGATCCCGAAAGAGATCAGGGAGGCGGTGTTCGCCCGGTTCGGACAGGAAAGCAGCCAGGGCCTCGGCCTCTCGATCGTCCGGATGCTTGTCGAACGCTACGGCGGCAGGGTATGGGTTGAAGACCGGGTGCCGGGTCATCCGGAGGAGGGAGCAGCGTTCCGGTTCACTCTCCGGCAGGCCGATGGCGGCGAATCTCCGGCGCCGGATACGTAACGGCCGGGCGCAGGATCCTGTCGCGGCCGTTATAGCATCACGCGAAGCCGCGAAGGGATGCTTCACCTATCCACCGAACTTCGCGGGTCGCACCTTCGGTGCTCCAACTCCGCTCCGCAGGAGCGTCGTTCTTCGCGTGACGTATCGGGACAGGGATAACGATACGGCCTCGCGAAAAGTGCGAGCGAAGTGAACATGAGCACCGGAGGTGTGAAAGCGCTCGCATCGGACCATCACGCAAAAAAGGTATTCACCGGGCCGGCACCGCTGCCATGCCCTTCTCGACCCGGCGAGCCATCTCCTGCTTGACCTTCCTGATGCTCTGCATCTGGTCGCGCTCAGCAAGGGTCGGGCCCGCTTTCCCGACGACCTCCTCGCTCGGGACACCCTTTGCGTTCATGACGCGCTGGTAGCCGAAACTCGCCCAGTCGTCCGGGAGGTCGCGCATCCGCACATACTCCATGTTGTTCGGCGCAAGATCGAGCTGGGCGTCGATGACGCTGTTGACGTAGTCTTTGTTCTCCTCGAAGACGACCAGGGGCTCGATGACGTCGGCCTTCACGATATCCTGGATATCGCGGCCCTCATACTGCTTGATGAGCCGTGCACACTCGTTGAAGTGCGTGACTTCCATCTTCATGAAGTTCTCCCAGATCCCCTTGATCCTCGGGTCGCTCTCCTGCTCCGCAAAGGAGTAGTAGAGGTACGCCTCGTTGAGTTCTATCATCGCCATCTTCTCAAGCATCGTCTCGTTCGGGTCGCCGAGCAGACCATACTGGGTGACGTGCTGCTCCTCGATCTCCGCGATCTCGGCATACAGTTGCCGCGCGATCTCGTCGGGATACATGAACCCGTGCGCCCGGTAGTAGAGCATCGTCTGCTGTTCTCCGGCGGTGATCGTGATGTAGTTCATCTTCGTCTTGATATCGGCCGTATCCTTGTCGTAGTGCTTGCGCATCGAGTCATAGGGGTGGCGGTGCTCGATGCTTGTCGGCCGGCCGGGTTTGACCTCGGTCCTGCCCTGGACGATCGAGTCGGGGTCGCCGCCCTCGATGTAGTCGTAGAGGCAACTGTAGCGGTAGAGGTGGTCGAAGTCCTCGAGCAGGGCAAAGTCCAGCGTCTGCTTCACGTAGGGATCCGGCTCGTTCTGCGCCAGGTTCGCGGTGAGGTCGACCGCGACCTGCTCGTAGCCGAGCGTGGTCTCGATGATCGACTGGTCCGCCGGGTTGAGCCAGTTGACCGTCTCCTGCTGCTGGGAGTCGATCCGCCGCATCAGGGCCATCGACTTCTTCACCCCGGGGTCCGGGTGCATCCGCTCGATCGCGTGCGACATCAGGACGGCGTTGTTCTCGATCCCGTTCATGAGGATGATCCGGGTCCGGGTGTAGGCGTCGACCGCCTTCTTGTCGTACGGGGCCGGAACCATATCCTTCCAGTTCATGGGCTGCTCTTCGATAGGCATGCCCTCCATCTCGAATGGTTTGAATTGCGCCATCTCGTCTTCCTCCATAACCCCCGCATATCCATCGGCACGGGCATCTCCGGCAGTACGGCGGCACGGACGGCGAACCTTGCAGTCCCCCCGCACCCCGGAAAACCGGGGGTTGCTCCCCATGCCGGTCACGCCACAAAAACTTAACGGCCGGCAGACGAATTTGCAAAGAGCAATCCTCAAACCCGCGTCGAGAGCAGTTCCGATGACACCGGTGGATAATCCGGGCCGGCACCGTTCCGGCTCTCCGGAGGACCGCAACGTATACATCACCGGAGGTGTTGCTGCACGAGAAGGCGACCGGGATGACCAGGGCAACCGGGTACGAAATGTTAAGTATGCCGGCTCGAGAGAGGGGCGCGGATGGTGACCGGCCATCCGACAGACCAGACTGCAGGAGGCAAGGATCGTGACAGGAAGAGAAGACGACTCCTCCGGCCCCGGGCGGCGGCAGGAAGGGGATCAGAGAGCGAACAATCGGGAGGGCGGGGAAAGAGGCGAGTTGCCGCCGGTCTCACGCGGCGGCAGCCGCGACTTCCCCGGCCTCTCTGCGGAATTCCGGGTCGACATTCTCGAACACGGCGACGAGGTGATCGTCGTTGCGGAATTGCCCGGCGCAGAAAAGGACGAGATCCGGATCAACCTGCTGAACCCTCAGATTCTGCGAATAACGGCGAGGCGCGCCGGGCCGGTCGAGGAGGAGCCGGGGAAGTACTACGTCCACGAACGCGGAGACGGCACCCTGAGCCGGATGATACGCCTGCCCGCGAGCGTGGTAGAAGAAGGCGCCGGGACCAGGTTCAAGAACGGCGTCCTCGAAATCCGCCTGAAGAAGATGAGGAGACGGTCCGGACCCGGCGGCAAGAAGATCCCCATCGGGTGACGATGCCGACGCGGGCAGGTGCACCGCCGGAGTGTAGCGGCCGGAGCGGGCACGCATCAGTGCCGGGCCGCGCACCCGGCCATCCGGGTCGTCACCACCTGTGGGTGGTAGCAGATGACGCTGTCCCGGGCGGTGATCCTGCCGTTGACCACCTGATCGATGGCGGTGAGGTGATCCTGCACGCCCCGGGTGAGGAGATAGTACTCCCGCACGAACTCTCTCCCTCGTGCACCCATCTCGTGAGCCAACTCCGGGTTCCGGAGAAGATGGAGGATCTGGTCGGCGGTCTCCCGGATCGTCGAGACCAGGTAGCCGTTCCAGCCGTCGCGGATCTGGAGCGGTATGCCGCCGACGCTCCCGGCGACGACGGGTTTCTCCTTCCAGAGCCCTTCGGTCACCGTCAGCCCGAACCCCTCTTTGATGGACTTCTGGACGATCACGTCGGACGCCCGCTGGATAGCGTTGATCTCGCGGTGGCTGTCCGGCGGGAGGTCGAGGATATGGATATCGGGATCGTCCTCGGCCGTCTCACGGACCTCGCGCAGGACGATGAAACATTCCGGGTCGTCACACGCCCGCCCGCCGACGAGGACGAGCTGGCAGGGTATCTTCCGGCGAACCATCTTGAACGCCTGAATGACCCCGACCGGGTCTTTGAAGGCGTCGTACCGGGAGACCTGGGTGACGATCGGCTTTTCCGGGTCGATGCCGTACTTCGCGAGGGTAGCATCGATCTCGGATACGGGGAGATCACGGTTCTTCTCGGATAGGGGATCGATGAACGGCGGGATGATGAAACTCGGCACGTTCCAGAGAGGAAGATACTGGAAACTGGAGAATATGCCGGCGTGGTACTTCTCGACCAGCCTGCGCAGGATGTTGCCGATGCTCCCGACGGTCGTGGTGGGCACCGTCTCCAGCTGGACGTGACACCGCCAGAGTAGCCTCTTTCGTTCGAGTTCCCGGTTCGTCAGGAACTCGACGAGGCCGAGCGGCTGAGGATCGTGAATGGTCACGACGTCGGAATCGTCCTCGATCAACCCTTCGTTCTGCCGCTGGGCCTCCCAGTATGTCTCGATCATCTCCGGTGAGAACCCGCCTCCCCGGCCCTGAAGGAAGTTGTGGAGCGTCTTTGTCACGTCGAAGAACGCCGGTTCGGCCTCCATGACGCTCCAGGTTGTATCGAGGCCGAGCGCGTTGAGAAACGGAACGTACGAGATCAGGATCTCCGAGACGCCGCCACCGTAGCGGGTCGAGTTGATCTCCTGGATCCTGACGCCGGAGAGACGCCCGGCAAGTTCCTCGATCGCCGAAAACTGCTTTGTACCAGCTATCCGCTGATATTCCCTGAGAGAGGGATACCCGGGGAGATCCGTAACAATCATATGAGGAACACTACCCGGCAATACGCACTCAACCGATAAAATGCCTTTCGGTGGAAGACAGGCGAACCCGGGAGGATGACGCGGAGATGCGTGCTAAACGGGGTCACCCGCTCTTGATCGGCAGGGTCCGACGAGCGTCGTCGTCCGTGCGAGAAGAGGCGTCCCGGGGAAGGGCCCTCTCCAGGGCGGCCTTCAACTCGGCAAGAGAGATGGGCTTTTCCAGGACACCGACGATATCGTTCGCATATCTCGAATACTCTTCCGGCCAGACATGTTTTGCGGTGAAGAGCAAGACAGGGATATCCCTGTATTCGTCATTTCGTTTGAGTTCTTCCAGGAACTGCCATCCGTCTATAGGAGACATCATCACATCGAGAATAATGAGCGCGGGCTTCTCTTTCTTGATCGCCCGCAGGGCATCCCATCCGTTGTGGACCAGGAGCGGTTCGCGGTCGATCTTCTTGAGCAGCAGTTCCATTACTTCCAGCGTCGGCAGGTCATCGTCGACGACCATAATCTTGTTTCCCAAAATTCATACCTCCCTTGGTATCCTGATGGTGAAGGTGCTCCCTTCGCCCACCTCACTCGTCACCGTTATGTCTCCCCCGTGCAACTTGACATACTTGTTCGCGATCGAGAGCCCAAGACCGGTGCTGCCCTCGGTGCAGGCCTGCCTGGCATCTCCTATGTAGAACGGCTCGAAGATCGATTCGATGATATCCCCGGGGATACCGATGCCATTATCACACACCATAATATAATGATTCTCATTTGATCCCGTATACCGGATCCATACTTTCTCTGGCGGTTCATTATACTTAACAGCATTCGATACCAATCCTGTGACCGCCATGGAAAGCCGGTCGGGATCTCCCAGGATACGGACGTTATCAGGTATTTCGTTGTAAATCAGGGCACTTTTCCCGTATCCGCCCTCAGAGACGGCGGCGGCAACGAGCTCGCGGAGCGGTATCTCCTGGACAGTCAGATCGACGTAGTCCATCGTGAGCAGACTGAGCTCGATCGCCCTCTCCACCACAGCCTGCTCCTGGTCGGCGCACGCAAGACAGGTCTTGAGGATCTTTTCCGTCTCCTTTGTGAGGCCGTAATAATCAGGATCTTCGACGATCATCCGGAGATAGCCGAGAAGCGGTTGCAACGGGGTGCGTAACTCGTGGGCCAGTTTGGTGATGAGCCCCTTCCACTGTTCGACTTCCCAGGAGAGCTGCCTGCACGCAAGCCTCTGCCGCCGCACCTCGGAGGTGTCCCGTGCCGAACCTACGACGCCCGTGAACGCACCGTCCACCCCGTTGTACGGTGCGATCGAAATGGAGAAGGTATGCCGGGTGCCTGCGATATCCAGATCGAGATCGTGACAGGCACTCTTCTGTTCTCCGATCACTTTCCGGATCCGTTCCATGCTCTGCGCGGCGAGATCGTCGGGAAGAAGGGCGTCCACACCCTTCCCGACGAGATCGTCGGGAGAGATCCCGTACTCGGGCGCACGAGCCCAGGTGAAATGCACGATGCAGCCCGCTGCATCCAGCATGAAGAAGATATCGTTTGTCTGCCGGATGAGGTCCAGCAGTCGCCCGTTCGACCGGATGAGCTCGTCGTTCTCGCCGAGAAGCCTGCCGGTGTCCACGACCGTACACTCGAAGAGGTTCTCGGAGGGGAGAACCCTGCAGGAGAGAAGAACTCTCCTCGCATCACCTTTGTGCGTGTAAAACGTCATCTCCGCGTTTCCGACGTAGCCTTCCCGCTCCATCTCCTCGATGAACCACGCTTTGCCGGTCTCGTCCGCCCAGAACGCCTCTGCCGGGATGCCGACGAGCTCCCGGGGTGCATAACCGAGGATATCAGCACACTTTCTGCTGGCGCAGACGACGCGGAGGGTTTCGGGGTCGCAGAGGAATTTCGCATTCCGGGTATCCTCGATGATCCGCCTGCACCGGGAGGCGGCCAGGTGCGAATCCTGCGAAAAGAGCGTCGCAGCCCCGAAGACCCAGAAGAATATCATCGTGTGCAGCCCTGTCATCACGGGGTCGACAGCAAAGCCGAGCCCCGATAGGTACACCCGGATGATCACAAACCCGATAACAAGGAGCGTTGTCGTCCAGAACGCCTGCCGGGGGAACCAGAGGGCGACAAGGAGTATCGGGATGCAGTAAACCAGGGGACAGAAGAGCTGAGCGTTCACCGGTGTAGCCGCCGTGAGCATGAGCGATATTGCCGAGAACGAGACCACCACGATCATCTTGACGATATCCGTCTCGGTAAAGAGATCCTCTCGAATACAGCTCAAGAAGCTCCGGTTCAGAGGCATAGACAATACAGTGAGTTTCCCGGAAGATGTATATATGCAATTCGAAATTATCCGGTCGATAACCAATACTGTTTCACAAAAACAAGTGCAATTCTTTGAAGTTTTGGAACTGTTACCGAATATTCCTCACCTCGCGAAGGGGAGACGGCAGGAGAGTCGGCCGGCCCGATACCGCCGTAAAAAGGAGCATATATGAAGATCGGCGTGTAACCCTAGATTATGCGCCCGTTTGTCTTCGTCAACATCGCCATGAGCGCTGACGGAAAGATCTCGACGAGAGAGCGGCGACAGGTGAGGATCTCGGGTAACGAGGATTACCTGCGGGTCGACCGGATCAAAGCGGAGAGCGATGCCATCATGGTCGGCATCGGCACGGTGCTCGCCGACAACCCTTCGCTCACCGTCAAGTCCGCGGAACTCCGGGAGCGGCGGAGGGCGGCCGGAAAGGAGGAGAACCCCATCCGCATCGTGGTGGACGGCTGGGGGAAGACGCCCCTGGATGCGGATATCCTTCACAAGGGAAGCGGGAGACGCATCGTCGCGGTTTCACAGAAGGCACCCCAGAAAGCCGTAGATGACCTCGGTAAGCACGCCGCCGTCATCGTCGGCGGCGAAGAGACCGTCGATCTTCGCGGCCTGCTTGAAGAGCTGCACCGGCAGGGCGTCCGGCGCCTGATGGTCGAGGGAGGGGGGACGTTGATCTGGACGCTTTTTGAGCAGGGGCTTGTCGACGAACTCCAGGCGTTCGTCGGCAGCATCGTCATCGGAGGGAAGGACGCCCCCACACCTGCCGACGGCACTGGTTTTCTCCGGGAGGAAGACTTTCCCCGGCTACGGATCATCGAGGCCGTCCGGCTCGACGACGGCCTGCTCGTACGGTGGAGCGTGGAGAGAACATGAGGTGGGAAGGACCCGCCCGGTAACCCGGTTCAACAACAGGGGGAGCAAAGCGAGACGGGTATCCGGACGGTTCCGCTCCGGCCCGCTCGATAAGAAAAAAGTTTGTTTCGGTCAGGGTACTACCACAATCTGGTCTTTGACCTTATAGGTGCCTCCCGTGACGAGGGATACGGATATCTCAACCCGGTTCTCACCTTTTGCGTTCTGGATGATGATGTCGTCGCCGCGGATCGGCTGCAGGGTGTCGGTGATGACTTCCCCGGTCGACTTGGTCACGCGCACATCGATCTTCGTCACGTAATCCTGCCCTTTACCGCCGCTGAACGCGATGTACAGGTCATTCGTGACCCGTGAGGGGTATCCGCCCGTAAGCTGGAACTCAACCTCCTTTCCCGGCGGTGCCGTCTGCGTCGGGCCGGGCGTAAGCGAGACCGGCGTCGCCGTGGCCGCAGGTGTCTCCCCGATCGTCGCCGTCGCCCGCGGGGTTGTGGGGTCGGCGTCGCCGCCTGTGCCGGTGCAGGCGGCGGAAAGCGAGAATGCGAGCAGAAGCACAATCAGAGCTGATAGCAACCTGAAGTTCATAAAGCATTCATGCACATCAATGTATTTCACCCTTTCGCCACGCTCGCGGCACACCATGAATACGACAGTATAAATAACCCCCGACACCGCCGACCGGCAGCGCGAGCCGGAGAACCGTATCGGGCGGAAGAGAAACGGATTGCAGGACACCGAGATTCCGACGGGGTTTCGGAAGAGCAGAACCCCCCCATTAGAAATATTTATATTCTGTGGAAGGAACCTTCCTATCCGAAAATAAGAAGGTGCAGCCGATGAATCTGCGAAGACCAAACGCTAACGATGCGACGGGAACGGCCAACCGCTCCCGTGACGTCGTTCCGATGTCCGGCATCTGCAGCCGGTGCGTCGACGGATGCAAAGGATCCTGCGAGATCTGGCTCTCCTCGTTCCGGGGCAGAGAAGTACTCTACCCCGGCCCGTTCGGCGAGATCACGGCCGGCGCAGATAAAGACTACCCGATCGACTACTCGCACCTGAACATCCAGGGCTACGCCCGGGGCGCAAAAGGGCTGCCGGAAGGCGTCGAGGCCAATCCCGACACCGCCGTCTTTCAGGGCGTCGATACCCGGACCGAATACGGGTGGGCGACCAGAGTGCCGATGCGGGTGCCGATCTTCACCGGGGCGCTCGGGTCGACCGAGATTGCACGGGCGAACTGGGATCACTTCGCCATCGGAGCCGCTATAGCGGGTATCACGCTCGTCTGCGGGGAGAACGTCTGCGGCGTCGATCCGGGACTGGTGCTCGATCATGACGGCAGAGTCGCCCGGTCGCCCGAGATGGATCGCCGGATCGAGTCCTACAGGAAGTTCAAAGACCGCTACGGCGAGCTTCTGGTGCAGCTGAACGTGGAAGATACGAGGCTCGGGACCGCCGAGTACGTCTCCTCGAAGCACAACCAGGAGGCGATCGAACTGAAGTGGGGCCAGGGGGCAAAGTGCATCGGCGGCGAGATCAAGGTCGGCAGCCTCGACCAGGCGAGCCAGCTCAAGGATCGCGGGTACATCGTCCTCCCCGACCCGGGGGTTCACGAGGTGCAGGCGGCCTTCAAGGACGGCGCCCTGAAGGAGTTCGAGCGGCACTCCCGTCTCGGCTTCGTCACCCGGGAAGAGTTCCTCGAAGAGGTCGACCGGCTTCGCGAGATCGGCTTTAAGCGGGTCACCCTCAAGACCGGCGCCTACTCGGCCGTCGAACTCGCGATGGCAATCCGTTACGGGGCCGAAGCGAAGCTCGACCTCCTCACCATCGACGGCGCACCCGGCGGTACGGGGATGAGCCCCTGGCCGATGATGAACGAGTGGGGCATTCCGACATTCTACATCGAGTCGCTTGCTTACCGGTTCGCCGAGAGGCTCCGGGAGCGGGGCATACGCGTCCCGGACATCGCCATCGCCGGCGGGTTCGCGGACGAGGCCAACGTCTTCAAGGGGATCGCCATGGGAAGCCCCTACGTCAAGGCAGTCTGCATGGGCCGCGCTCTGATGATCCCCGGCATGGTCGGGAAGAACATCGCTACGTGGCTTGAATCCGGCGAGATCCCCAGGACCGTCTCGAAGTACGGCAGCAGCGCCGAGGAGATCTTCGTCTGCTACGAGGAGCTCAAGGAGAGATACCCCGGCCGGATGAACGAGATCCCGTTTGGAGCAATCGGGATCTACACCTACGCCCAGAAGTTCAGAACCGGACTCCAGCAGATCATGGCCGGAACCCGGAACTTCAGCCTCAAGACGGTCGGCCGGAACGACCTGATGACCCTGACCGAGGAGGCGGAAGCGGTCTCCGGCATCCCGTACGTGATGCGGGCTTACCGCGACGCTGCCGAGGCGATCCTCGACTCGTGAGACGGAGCGCATCGAGCGGCGAAGAGCCCTCCCCGCCGGCCGCAGACCATGCCCCCGACACCGGGCCGGGAGAGGTTAAACA from Methanoculleus chikugoensis encodes the following:
- a CDS encoding PAS domain S-box protein; amino-acid sequence: MPKFTVDQVPPQIHRTAERIMPSTPVSNELLIPRATIDELEDGVLLLDADRRVVRVNRVFQSLLSLPDTRDLTGADGMALVRTHLAPLIDDVETAGRLLEALRDREPLSGLECRIAPDRWMACSVRVPGDGTALLLVSDISARKKSEQRCRRLEAEQRHYRELFDLAPDGYFVCDPEGTILDVNRAGALLLAKDRRNLIGTPGTDHIAPEDRNAYRDLVAQFGDGAPGPLRGIEVRVQPATGEPIPVSLSAAAVYDDRDSLTEILLLARDITHRTQVDAERERLLAENQLLAANLAKESDVLRTIMEHTDVHLAYLDPGFRFVRVNTAYAGGSGYAKEELLGRGHFDLFPNPENQAIFEQVRETGEAFRIYAKPFVYENQPERGTTCWDWSLVPVKDTQGAVHGLVFSLADVTERIRAEEEVRIRNRRLAVLNAVITASASAFTLDELLDNALDASLKNLGFDVGSIYMLEGADRMHAVIRCHRKVSEFTLMQNRTLNTHHRPYNRVFVAGQPWFVEGTAHADVRDLDVLADFGVTSLAFIPLVAESSVVGALVVGSTSTPEIPRETRQVLEAIGREVGSGVLRGILYSRLEEAHREANLYLDILTHDIRNADNVANIYAELLDERLSGKEREYLLKLRAGIRKSIEITANVATIRKIRESRTVLLPVDLDGVIREEIARYPETRIAYEGSCVTVLVDGLLSEVVTNLIGNAVKHGGPDVEIEILVEDAEEGTVQVTVADTGPGIPKEIREAVFARFGQESSQGLGLSIVRMLVERYGGRVWVEDRVPGHPEEGAAFRFTLRQADGGESPAPDT
- a CDS encoding ferritin-like domain-containing protein, yielding MAQFKPFEMEGMPIEEQPMNWKDMVPAPYDKKAVDAYTRTRIILMNGIENNAVLMSHAIERMHPDPGVKKSMALMRRIDSQQQETVNWLNPADQSIIETTLGYEQVAVDLTANLAQNEPDPYVKQTLDFALLEDFDHLYRYSCLYDYIEGGDPDSIVQGRTEVKPGRPTSIEHRHPYDSMRKHYDKDTADIKTKMNYITITAGEQQTMLYYRAHGFMYPDEIARQLYAEIAEIEEQHVTQYGLLGDPNETMLEKMAMIELNEAYLYYSFAEQESDPRIKGIWENFMKMEVTHFNECARLIKQYEGRDIQDIVKADVIEPLVVFEENKDYVNSVIDAQLDLAPNNMEYVRMRDLPDDWASFGYQRVMNAKGVPSEEVVGKAGPTLAERDQMQSIRKVKQEMARRVEKGMAAVPAR
- a CDS encoding Hsp20/alpha crystallin family protein; its protein translation is MTGREDDSSGPGRRQEGDQRANNREGGERGELPPVSRGGSRDFPGLSAEFRVDILEHGDEVIVVAELPGAEKDEIRINLLNPQILRITARRAGPVEEEPGKYYVHERGDGTLSRMIRLPASVVEEGAGTRFKNGVLEIRLKKMRRRSGPGGKKIPIG
- a CDS encoding glycosyltransferase, whose protein sequence is MIVTDLPGYPSLREYQRIAGTKQFSAIEELAGRLSGVRIQEINSTRYGGGVSEILISYVPFLNALGLDTTWSVMEAEPAFFDVTKTLHNFLQGRGGGFSPEMIETYWEAQRQNEGLIEDDSDVVTIHDPQPLGLVEFLTNRELERKRLLWRCHVQLETVPTTTVGSIGNILRRLVEKYHAGIFSSFQYLPLWNVPSFIIPPFIDPLSEKNRDLPVSEIDATLAKYGIDPEKPIVTQVSRYDAFKDPVGVIQAFKMVRRKIPCQLVLVGGRACDDPECFIVLREVRETAEDDPDIHILDLPPDSHREINAIQRASDVIVQKSIKEGFGLTVTEGLWKEKPVVAGSVGGIPLQIRDGWNGYLVSTIRETADQILHLLRNPELAHEMGARGREFVREYYLLTRGVQDHLTAIDQVVNGRITARDSVICYHPQVVTTRMAGCAARH
- a CDS encoding response regulator encodes the protein MGNKIMVVDDDLPTLEVMELLLKKIDREPLLVHNGWDALRAIKKEKPALIILDVMMSPIDGWQFLEELKRNDEYRDIPVLLFTAKHVWPEEYSRYANDIVGVLEKPISLAELKAALERALPRDASSRTDDDARRTLPIKSG
- a CDS encoding sensor histidine kinase gives rise to the protein MSCIREDLFTETDIVKMIVVVSFSAISLMLTAATPVNAQLFCPLVYCIPILLVALWFPRQAFWTTTLLVIGFVIIRVYLSGLGFAVDPVMTGLHTMIFFWVFGAATLFSQDSHLAASRCRRIIEDTRNAKFLCDPETLRVVCASRKCADILGYAPRELVGIPAEAFWADETGKAWFIEEMEREGYVGNAEMTFYTHKGDARRVLLSCRVLPSENLFECTVVDTGRLLGENDELIRSNGRLLDLIRQTNDIFFMLDAAGCIVHFTWARAPEYGISPDDLVGKGVDALLPDDLAAQSMERIRKVIGEQKSACHDLDLDIAGTRHTFSISIAPYNGVDGAFTGVVGSARDTSEVRRQRLACRQLSWEVEQWKGLITKLAHELRTPLQPLLGYLRMIVEDPDYYGLTKETEKILKTCLACADQEQAVVERAIELSLLTMDYVDLTVQEIPLRELVAAAVSEGGYGKSALIYNEIPDNVRILGDPDRLSMAVTGLVSNAVKYNEPPEKVWIRYTGSNENHYIMVCDNGIGIPGDIIESIFEPFYIGDARQACTEGSTGLGLSIANKYVKLHGGDITVTSEVGEGSTFTIRIPREV
- a CDS encoding 2,5-diamino-6-(ribosylamino)-4(3H)-pyrimidinone 5'-phosphate reductase encodes the protein MRPFVFVNIAMSADGKISTRERRQVRISGNEDYLRVDRIKAESDAIMVGIGTVLADNPSLTVKSAELRERRRAAGKEENPIRIVVDGWGKTPLDADILHKGSGRRIVAVSQKAPQKAVDDLGKHAAVIVGGEETVDLRGLLEELHRQGVRRLMVEGGGTLIWTLFEQGLVDELQAFVGSIVIGGKDAPTPADGTGFLREEDFPRLRIIEAVRLDDGLLVRWSVERT
- a CDS encoding FMN-binding glutamate synthase family protein — its product is MNLRRPNANDATGTANRSRDVVPMSGICSRCVDGCKGSCEIWLSSFRGREVLYPGPFGEITAGADKDYPIDYSHLNIQGYARGAKGLPEGVEANPDTAVFQGVDTRTEYGWATRVPMRVPIFTGALGSTEIARANWDHFAIGAAIAGITLVCGENVCGVDPGLVLDHDGRVARSPEMDRRIESYRKFKDRYGELLVQLNVEDTRLGTAEYVSSKHNQEAIELKWGQGAKCIGGEIKVGSLDQASQLKDRGYIVLPDPGVHEVQAAFKDGALKEFERHSRLGFVTREEFLEEVDRLREIGFKRVTLKTGAYSAVELAMAIRYGAEAKLDLLTIDGAPGGTGMSPWPMMNEWGIPTFYIESLAYRFAERLRERGIRVPDIAIAGGFADEANVFKGIAMGSPYVKAVCMGRALMIPGMVGKNIATWLESGEIPRTVSKYGSSAEEIFVCYEELKERYPGRMNEIPFGAIGIYTYAQKFRTGLQQIMAGTRNFSLKTVGRNDLMTLTEEAEAVSGIPYVMRAYRDAAEAILDS